The Melanotaenia boesemani isolate fMelBoe1 chromosome 12, fMelBoe1.pri, whole genome shotgun sequence genome contains the following window.
ttaattctccctaggagtgaatgtgaggggttgtttctctctgtgttggtcctatgataaactggtgacctgtccagctGTACCCTGCTTCTTCCTGCTAAGACTGGAGCTTTCCTGTTGTCCTGAAGTGGAATAAGTGGTTTcgcaaataaatgaatgaatgtatttaATAACATCTGCAGATGTAGATGTAGATCTGCAGGTTGTAgttaaaacttaaaagaaacTGAGAAGAAAGCAGGTTCATTCCATAAAGCTTCATTGGGTGCACAGCTGCAGTCACAGTATTTGATGATTACATCACAGACTTTTTCTAaaagagggaggagggagaTGAAGCAACTTTTTTAAAGAGAGCATCGGTCAGGAAGCTGCCAGAGCTCAGCAGCTTCGTGTCTGCTTCTCTCTCTGATTATGGAGACTCTGGATGAAGCTGAACTCTGCTTTCCACAGCTCCTCAACACCTCCTGCAGGAAACCACCTCAGcatcatgtttatgttttcatttacattctGTTGTCCTGCATCTCTTTGCTCACTGTGTTTCTCAACCTGCTGGTCATCATCTCTATCTCCCATTTCAGGcataaactgaaataatttattCAAGTTATTAATAGCTACCTGCACTGTTTTACTGTTCTCTTTACTTGTATTACAGCCTTTTAGTGGCTGCATGATGTGTTTTTACTTATATTCCTGTTTAATAATGTTGAGTGACTTTTATCTGTGTTTCCAGGCAGCTCCACACCCCCACcaacctcttcctcctctctctggctGTCTCAGACTTCCTTGTTGGTCTCCTGTTGATGCCAGTTAGAATCCTCCTGATGGGAGGCTGCTGGGCTTTGGGAATCTTCATTTGTCTACTGTTTAACTACATGTCTTTTATTCTTACATCTGCTTCTGTAGGAAGTATGGTGCTCATATCAGCTGATCGATGTGTTGCCATATGCGAACCTTTGTGTTACCCCACCAAAGTCACTCAAAGAAgagttaaaatctgtgtttgtctgtgttggatCTGCTCTGTTTTCTACAATGGTGTGATCCTGAAAGAGTATTTAAAAGATCCGGACAGATATAATTCCTGCTATGGAGAATGTGTACTTGTAATTGATAATATAACAGGAGGGTTTGATGTCATTTTGACCTTTTTTGGCCCCATTATTGTAATCATAGTTCTGTATATGAGGGTGTTTGTGGTGGCTGTGTCTCAGGCTCGAGCCATGAGGTCTCATGTTGCAGCCGTCACACTACAGGGACGTGTTCATGTAAGAGCTAAGAAGTCTGAGAGGAAAGCAGCTACAGCTCTTGGTGTTGTTGTGCTTGTTTTTCTGAtatgtttctgtatttacttTTATCCCTCTGTTGCAGGTCAGACTCTGTCAATAAAGGAGGTATTGTCGGTTTTTGGTATCTGGCTGCTGTATTGTAACTCCTGCATAAAT
Protein-coding sequences here:
- the LOC121649923 gene encoding trace amine-associated receptor 13c-like translates to METLDEAELCFPQLLNTSCRKPPQHHVYVFIYILLSCISLLTVFLNLLVIISISHFRQLHTPTNLFLLSLAVSDFLVGLLLMPVRILLMGGCWALGIFICLLFNYMSFILTSASVGSMVLISADRCVAICEPLCYPTKVTQRRVKICVCLCWICSVFYNGVILKEYLKDPDRYNSCYGECVLVIDNITGGFDVILTFFGPIIVIIVLYMRVFVVAVSQARAMRSHVAAVTLQGRVHVRAKKSERKAATALGVVVLVFLICFCIYFYPSVAGQTLSIKEVLSVFGIWLLYCNSCINPVIYAFFYPWFRKSVKLIVTLQILQPDSCDANIL